The genomic interval TCTTCAGCTCGTTCTCGGGGATCTCGATCGTGTCGGTCGTCTCGATGAGCGGCACGACCTCGACGGCGGCGAACGACGTCTGACGTCGGCCCTGGTTGTCGAACGGCGAGATGCGCACGAGACGGTGCGTGCCGGCCTCGACCGACAGGTTGCCGAACGCGTAGGGCACGTTGACCTCGAACGTGACGGACTTGAGGCCCGCCTCTTCGGCGTAGGAGGTGTCCATGACCTTCGTCGGGTAGCCGTGACGCTCGGCCCAGCGCAGGTACATGCGCATGAGCATCTCGGCGAAGTCGGCGGCGTCGACGCCACCGGCGCCGGCGCGGATCGTGACGACGGCCTCGCGCTCGTCGAACTCGCCGTTGAGCAGGGTGCGCACCTCGAGTTCGCCGACGGCCTTCTGCAGCTTCTTCAGTTCGCGCTCGGCCTCGGCGAGGGTGTCGGCGTCGTTCTCCTCGGTGCCCATCTCGACGAGCACCTCGAGGTCGTCGATCGCCGCGTCCATGTTCTCGACGCGGTCGTTCTCGGCGTTCGCGCGCGACAGCGCGGAGGTGATCTTCTGCGCCGCATCCGGGTCGTCCCACAGATCGGGGGCCGCGGACTGCTCCTCGAGGTCGACGATCTGCTTCTTCAGCTTCTCGAGGTCGAGCACCTCGCGCACCGACGCCATCGTCGTGCGCAGGTTCTTGATTTCGTTGGGAAAGTCGACAGCCACGCCTTCCAGAGTATCGCCTGTGACGGGCCGCGCCCCAACCGGCGAGTGAACACTCATCGTTCGAAGTGCGCTTCGGCCCGCGTGGTGACGTGAACGGTGATCGGTGCACCGAGCGCAGACAGCGCTCCCCCGACCGCCGGCGGGTCGACGACGGCCGCGACGGCGAGCACGAGATCCTTGCCGTCGACGCTCGCCGACGTCAGGCTCCACGACGTGACGTGCGCCGGGCGCTCGGTAGCGGACAGCGCCGCCTGCGCCTCGGCGCGCACCGATGCCGCGTCGAGCTGCGGCGCCTCGACGCCGTGAGCGTAGGCATGCGCGACCGAGATGCGGTCGGCGGCTGCGGCGCCCGCATGGTCGGCGGCGTCGAGGACGTCGACGCGCGCCACCTGCGCGGTGTGCACGCAGATACCGCCGAGCAGCAGCATGACGACGCACGTACACAGCCCGATGCCGAGAAGGGCGATCCCGCCGTCGTCGGCGCGCGTTCGGTTCACGAGGGACGAGGCGAGCTGTCTGAGCCTCGCCGGCATGTGGCGCAGGGGTCCGCTGAGGGCGTCACGCCTCGTGGCGCACGCGTCAGGTGCGGGAGTCACCGTTGCCCTCCGTACTGTTCGACCTTCTCGACGTGCCGAGAGCTCAGGTGGATCTCGAGCCCCGCGGGGCCGCTGAGCCATCGCGGCACGAACGGCAGGCCGACGCTCGTGCGCGCCGTCGCACTGACCTGAGCGCCGGGCGTCAGGCACGGGCTCGCCGTGCAGGTGATCGTCGCCGTGCCGACGGGGCTGCGCTGATCCTCGAACGCGAGACGCGCCGCGACATTCGCGCGCACGCTGCCCGCGCCCGAAGAGGGCGCCGTCACGTATGTGCGCGCCGCCTCACGGGCCGCCGAGCGCACCGCGAACGACGCCGCCTCGACACGGACGAGAGACGTCGCGACCCACAGCAGCGGCAACAACAACACCGCGATGACGACGATCGCCTCGACGAGCGCCGACCCTTCGTCCGCATCGAGGCCATGACCTCTCGTGTCCGCTACGCCGCCTTCTGCGCCACGCTGGTCAGGACCACCGGGGCTTCGTCCCAGGCGGCCCGCACCTTGGGCCGCGGCGGCCACGTCTCGACGGGCCCTCATGGGCCGCGGTCCTCGATGACGGCTCGCCCGCTGGTGTGCAGGTCGAGTCCGACGCCGAACGGGCCGAGCACGGGCACCTGGGCGGTGATGTCGACGCGCATGACCGCGACGCCCGCCTCGCTCGTCGACCCGGCGCTCACGCGTGCGTGCCGGCCGCCACCCTCGGCGAGCAGGTCGCGTGCCTTCGCCTGAGCGGCGTCGACGCCTCCATCGACGCGAGCGCCCGCGCGGGCCGCTTCGGCCGCCGCCATCGTCAGCGACGACCGCACGTGCGCGGCGTAGGCGAACTGGCATACGAGCAGGAAGACGGCGACGATGACGACGCTCGTCATCGCGTTCTCGGCGACCGCGGATCCGCGCTCGTCCCGCCACGCGACCCGGAAGCGCATCGCGGCCGTGATGCGGTTCAGCCGCCGGAGACCTTGCTCATGGCGCTCGTGAACATCGTCTGCAGCAGCGGCCCGGCCGTCTGCCACAACAGCGTGACGAGGCCCGCCGTCATGAGCGTGACGAGCACCCAGCCCGGCACGTCGCCGCGCTCGCCGTCGCTGTCCGTCCCGTTCACCGGTCGGAGGGTGAGCGCGACGCGTCGTCGCAGAGCAGAGCGGGCACTGAGGATGCGGTTCATGGGAGGTGACCTTTCGTCGGGGTGTGGCCCGCGAGCGTTCGCGGGAGTCGTGGGGAGGCATCACAGCGTCAGATCGAGAGCTGCGAGCCCGGGGTACACGGCGAACAGCACCGTGACGGGCAGGACGAGGAAGACGACGGGCGCCATCATGACGACCTCCTTGCGGCCGGCTTTCTCGACGAGCTCGGTGCGCACGCTCTCGCGCGCGTCCTGGGCCTGCGCGCGCAGGACGTCGGCGAGTGGCGTGCCACGCTCGAGTGCGACGATGACGCCCTCGACGAAGCGCGCCACGCTGACGACGCTCGTACGCCGCGCGACGCCGGCCAGCGCGTCGGACAACGGAGTACCGGCGCGCGCCTGCTCGAGGGCGGTGCGCAGTTCCTCGGCGAGGGGGCCGCGGCACAGAGTCGTGACGTGTTCGAGCGCGCCGAGCGGGCCCTGGCCGGCGGCGACGGCGAGGGCGAGCATGTCGGCGATCGCGGGGAACTCGACGATCATGCGGGCCTCGCGCCTCTCGGCGAGCCGGGTGAGCTGCTGATCGCGCAGTACGACACCGAACCCGGCGGCGAGCAGCACGAGCGCCGAGGCAGACAGCGGTCCGCGCGTCGAGTTGCCCGTGACGAGGACGATGCACGCCGCGCCGGCGAAGCCCGTCATCGCCCACAGGGCCTGGCTCGTGCGGAACGTGTCGACGTCCGGGACGAGGCCCGCGCGCTCCATCCGGGAGCGCACGTGATCGGCGCCGCCCAGGACCCGCCCGAGCAGGCGCGCCAGGGCCGCCGCGACGGCGTCGAGACCGCGACGCGGCGCGGCGGCGGGTGAGTCTACGGCGAGCATTGCCTCGAGACGCTGCTCGAGTACGCTGACGCGCGGGCGCGCCACCCAGATGCCGACCAGTGCGAGCCCCAGCCCGATGGCGGCGGCCGACAGCGCGGCTGGTGTCGTCATCGCATGACCCGTTCCTCGTGAGGCAGACGCCCGATGGCCTTCATCGCGACGTACGCGATCCACGACACGAGCGCTCCGGCGACGAGCACGAGCACCCCCTGCGGTGTGCGGTAGGCCGCCAGCCCCTCACCGCGGAAACCGACGACGCACAACGCGAGCCACGGTGCGGCGAGCGCCAACCGTGCCGCGCTCACCGTCCAGCTCTGCTTGGCGGCGAGTTCGGCGCGCGTCGAGGCGTCCTCACGCAGGAAGGAGCTGAGGGTGCGAAGCAGGCGACCGACGTCGCTGCCGCCGACGTTGCGGGCGAGGCGCAGCGACTCGATGAGCCGATCGGCGGCCGGGTCGGCAAGGCGGGCCTTGAGGACGTCGAGCGAGTCGTCGAACCGGCCGTGCGCCGCGTCGTGGCGGGCGAAGGCGGCGAAGTCCTCACGCAGCACCTCCGGGCCGTGCAACGACAGTTGGCGCAGCGCTTCGGGGATCGACAGGCCGGCGCGGACGGCGGAGGCGACATGGTCGACGGCATCGGGCCAGGCCTCACGCCGGCGGCGGCGCAGGCTCGTCGCCCGGCCCCGGACGAATGCTGCAGGTGCCCACCCACCGACGCACGCGAGGACGACGGCGAGGGCTGGCACGCCGGTGATGACGAAGCCGAGGCAGAAGGCCACGGTCGCCGCGCCCAGGCACGCGGCGACGAGAGTGCGCACGCGCCAGGTGACGAGCCCGGACTGGTCGAGCAGTTCACGCACCGCGGCGTACCGGCGGCTGCGGCGCAGACCGTGAAGGGGGCGCGGCGGAGCCGGGGACGTCATCGCCCGCCACATGAGCAGTAGGGCGGTGCCGACGGCGGCGGCGCTGAGCAGGCGCGTCACGCGGCGTTCACCTCGGCGGCGAGAGCGGCGACGTCGATGCCGGCGCGAGCGAAGCGAACCTCTCCGTCGAGCGCGGGCAACAGGCGCGGGAAACCGACCTGGCCCTCGGTGAACAGCGGGATCGTCTCGACGGTGTCGCCCTCGACTCGTCCGGTGACGCGCACGACCTCGCGCACGGAGCGTCGCCCGTGCCGATCGAGGCCGAGGTGGACGACGACGTCGATCGCCGACGCGACCGTCGGGACGACGAACGAGGGCGAGATGTTGGGGCCCGCGAGCAGCGGTAACGTGCAGAGTTTCGTGAGCGCCTCGCGGGCCGAGTTGGCGTGCAGCGTCGCGAGACCCGGCAGACCCGAGTTGAGTGCGAGCAACAGGTCGAGCGACTCGGCCTGACGAACCTCCCCCACGACGAGTCGCGACGGCCGCATGCGCAGCGCCTCTTTGACGAGCATGCGCAGCGTCACCTCGCCCGAACCCTCGAGGTTGGGCTGACGGCACTGGAGCGCGACCCAGTCACGCGCCGCGAGCTGCACCTCGAAGACCTCCTCGCACGTGATGACGCGCTCGGTCTGCGGAATGGCACTCGCGAGGCAGTTCAACATCGTCGTTTTTCCGGCCTGCGTCTGACCGGAGACGAGGACGTTGAGCCCTGCCTTGACGCACGCCGCGAGGATGGCCGCCAACCCCGGCGACAGTGACCCGCGGTTGACGAGCTCGTCCATCGAATGACTCGTCGCGACGAATTTTCGAATGTTGATCGCCCAGTACTCGCGGGTCACGTCCGGAATCGCGACGTGAAGGCGCGAGCCGTCCGGGAGCGAGGCATCGACGAAGGGCGAGCTGAGGTCGAGACGCCGCCCCGACGTGCGCAGCATTCGTTCGACGAGAACGCGGATCTGGTCATGCGTCAGGATCGTCGGCGTCAGTTCGGAGACCCCGGAGCGCGCGACGAAGACCCGCGCGGGTTCGTTCAACCAAATTTCCTCGACGCTGGGGTCGTCGAGGTACTCCTGCAGCGGCCCGTAGCCCGCGACGGCGTCGAACACGGCCTTCGCCTCGCTCGTCGAACGCGACGACGCCGGCAGACCCGCCCGGGCGCGGGCGACCTCCGTCGCGGCGACGACGTCGGCGATGACGCCACGCACCGCCTCGGGGTCGGCTCCTGGGTCGATGGCCTTGGCGCGCAACTGCTCCCGCACCTCGTCCTCGATGAGCGTGATCGTCATCGTCTCTCCTCTTCGATGCCTGCTCTCAGGAGCCATCAAAGAGGCCGCGCGGGGCCGAAGGGGGTTTCGGAAAAACTCTTACCAAAGTCTTACCAAAGCACCCGTTCTGGCTCCGGCACGAGCGTTGTCCACAGGTGCAGATCAGTTCCGACGGCGCGATGTCGCAGGCCGCAGGCTGGACAGGTGAGCACCAGCATCCGCCTGGCCGTCGTCACCGCTGACGGCTCCCCCAGCGACCCGATCGTCGTCGATGCCCCCGACGGCACACCCTTCGCCGCGATCCGCCCCGCACTCGACCTTCCCTACGCGCCGACGCACGCCGGTCGAGCGATCCGTGACGACGACGTCCTCGGCCGAGCACCGCTCGTCGACGGCGCGCTGCTCGAACCACCCCGCCGCCCGGACGAGGAAGAGCACGCGGCCATCCTGACGCTCGTCAGCGCGAGCGGCCCGCATCAGGGCTGTGCGCTCCCCCTCGCCGCCGGCCACGTCACCCTCGGACGCCACCATCACCTGCTCGGCGACGATTCCCTCGCTTCACGTCGACACGCCCTCGTCAGCGTCGCGCGCGGGCAGGTGACGATCACCGACCTCGGCAGCAGCAACGGCGTGACGAGCCGCGGGGCGCGCCTCCAACCGCACGTGGGCCACCCCTGGCGTGTGGGCGAATCAGTGCGTCTCGGCGCCAGCGTGCTGCGTCTCGACCTGGCGAATGCTGAGCCAGCACCTCCTGACCTTGCGGGGTCCGATCTCTCCGGCATCAAACCTGCGGAAACCGACCCCATGAGTGCCGCCCCTGCAAACGCCGGCTCAGCCCTGCGCGCCGGGACGTCGAACTGTCTGCCCGAACCGCGGACGTTCGAGTGGCCCGCGGCCCCGACACCCCCACGTCGGGTGCCGCTGCGCTGGATCGCGGTGCTCGCCCCGGTGCCCGTCGCACTGGTTCTCGCGATCGTCATGCACGCGGCCTACATGTTGTGCTTCATGCTCGTGGGCCCGCTGGTCATGGTGGCCACGCACCTCGACGACCGCCGTCGCGGACGTCGAGGTGGGCGCAGCGCAGCCCGCGACCATGCGCGCGAAGTGCAGGACGTCGGCCGGCGCGTCGCTGATGCGCTCGACGCGGAAGTCGTCACTCTCCTGCGCCTGGCGCCGAGCCCCGACCAATTGCTCGCCGTCGCCGCCGGCTCCCGCGACGGGCTCGGCCTGCGACGCGGGCCGAGCGCACGTCTGCTGCGTCTCGGGTACGGTGACGCGCCATCCGCACACCGCCTCGCCCGCAACGGCTCGGCACGCCCGCTCGGGCTCAACGAGGCACCCGTCACCCTCGTCGTGGCGCCGGGCGGCCTCGTCCATCTCGACGCCGATGCGGCTACGACACCGCAAGTCCTCGAACTCGTCGTCGCGCAACTCGCCGTCCTGCACGATCCGACTGACGCCCCGCCCGTCGTCGTCACCCGGCAAGCGGCGTCGCGACGCTGGGCCTGGGCGCTCGATTCGGCGCGTGTTCACGTCCACACGAGCGTGCCGGAGACCCTCCTCGCACGACTCGACGACGGGGTGCGTCGCCCCGGCAGTGACGACCTCCCCCTCGTCGTGCTCGAAGCCGGCAGCGCCGACGCTACGCGCCTCGCGCGACGCCTCGTCATCGCCGGCGCGGCCGTCGTCTGGGTGGGGGCTGCGCAGCCACCCAGCATCGAGACGGGCGTGACGACATTGGCCGCGACGGTCCGCGTCACGTGCGCCGCGGGACACCGCGCCGCCCGCCTGCCGGGCGGGCACACGTTCACCCTCGACAGCCCGGGTGAGACGTGGTTTCCCGCTGTCATGCGGCTGCACCGCCGCTGGGCTGCGGGCGCCACCGGTGGCAATAGCGCGCCGCTGCGCGCCTCGACGAGCGCTGCCCTGCTGCCGTCCGACGTGGCCGGCGCGTGGCGCACCCCGAGCACGAACGTGCCGATCGGCCACGATCACGACGGCATCATGACGCTCGACCTCGCCCGCACCGGGCCACACGCCCTCGTCGCGGGCACGACGGGATCGGGCAAGTCCGAGTTTCTGCTCACGTACCTGCGCGGGCTGTTCACGCTCAACTCCCCCGAGCACGTGAACGCGCTGCTCATCGACTACAAGGGAGGTGCGACGTTCGGCCCGCTCGCGCGGGCCCCGCACGTCGTCGGCGTCGTCACCGACCTCGACCATGGTCTCGCGACCCGTGCTCTGACGGCGTTGCGCGCCGAGATCGGGCGCCGCGAGCATCTGCTCGGGCGTCACGGGCTGACCTCCTACCGTGACTATCTCGCCGCCGCGCCTGCCCACCTAGCGTTGCCGCGGTTCTTCGTCGTCGTCGACGAATTCCGCGTGCTGGCAGACGAACTGCCCGATTTCGTCGCCGGTTTGGTGCGTCTGGCGGCCGTGGGACGGTCGCTCGGCATGCACGTCATCCTCGCGACGCAACGCCCCGGCGGCGCCGTCAGCGCCGACATGCGCGCCAACCTCGACGTCCGCGTCGCGCTGCGGGTGCGTGAACGCTCCGACAGCATCGACGTCATCGACTCGCCCCTGGCCTCCCGCATCTCCGCGCGCACCCCCGGGCGCGGGTACCTCGCGACGGCCGGTGAGGCTCCCGTCGAGTTCCAGAGCGCCTACAGCGGTGCGCCGCGCGAGCTCGGCACCACCGCGGCAGTGCACGTCCACCCCACGGTCGTGACTGCCTCGGGGCTGGACGAACTGCGCGACGGATGTGATGCCTGCCGCCCCGGACGGACGAGCGCCCGCAGCGACCTCGGGATGTTCGTCGACGAGGCCCTCGCCGCCGCACACCAGCTCCCACCGATCCACCGACCCGTGCTGCCGCCGCTGCCCGAGAATGTCGACGAACTTCTCGCCGAGACGAAGATCGTCGTCGGTCTCGACGCACTGACGGGTGAGCGACCGACGCCGGCGCCTCACTCGAACACGGCGGTGTGCGACAGGAGCGAATCCCTTTTCGGCGCATCGTCTTCGAGCGACGGGCATGATCGCGCGAAAGCAGCCGACGCGTTTGCGACGGACGACGGCCTGGCGCACGTCGTCGGCATCGCCGACCTGCCCGGTGCGCAGAGCCAACCCGCCGTCACCGTGCCGGCCGGGGTGCACGTCGGCCTCGCGGGAGCCCCTCGCAGCGGACGGACGAACGCCGCCGCGGCGCTCGCCCGGGCGGCGGTGTGCGGCACGGCCGCGGGCGCGACGACTCGCACAGCATCGACGTGGTGGGTCGGCCCCACCGACCCGATCGCGGCCGACGTCCACGTCGCATCCGACGACGCGGACGCCGTCATCCGCCTGCTCACGCACCTCGCCGAGGCGCACCCCGCGGGGCCGTCGAGCGTCGTCGTCATCGATGGATGGGAGGACCTGCACGCGACGCTGCTGCGTATCAACCACGGCCTGGCCGCCGAAGACCTGCTGAAACGCATCAGCGAAGGCCACCGTCACGGACACACGTTCATCGTCACGGGTGGTCGGCAGGTGCTCGCCTCGAAGCTCAGCGCGCTGCTCGACGTCAGGCTGGTGCTGCGCCAGAACGACGCGACGGAGTACTCACTCGCAGGACTGCGTCCCGCTCAGATCCCGGCGTCGATGCCGCCCGGGCGCGCGCTCGTCCTGCCCCACGGCCACCAGGTTCACCTGCGGCACGAACCTCAGCCGAACGGGCGGGCCACGATGTGACAGGCTTGAGGCATGTCAACCCGCGCCAAGATCGCCGTCGCCGGCCTCGTCGTCGCCGCCCTGCCCGTCGTCGTCGCGACGACCGGTTCGGCCGAGACGTCGCCGGCCTCCTCCCCCACCGCGGCGACGAGCACGTCCGCTGCGACGCCGTCGTCCGCGACCACGGGCGCGTCGCCCAGCGCCTCGTCGTCGGGATCTGCCTCCTCGTCGGCCGCCGCTGGGTCGACGCACGTCGACAAACCGCTGCAGCTACGCCTCGACGGCAAGACGGTCGACCCGTCCTCCGTGCCCGACGCGACGTCACTGTTCACCCGCGGCGAGCTCGCGCCGATCATCCCGCACCTCGACGGGGTGAGCGGCAGCGACGACACGCTCGAGTTGAACATCGCCGGTGAACCCTCTGACGACCGCAGCCACTTCGTCATCGCGCTGCCGCACACCGGTGAGTGGAAGGACGTCGAGGCCGCCTGGAAGCGTGACAAGGCCCTGCACGAGAAGCGCGCCCAGGCCAACCGCGGTCTCTACACGTTCTACGGCGAGGGCGCGCACGGCGTCAGCGATTCCTTCACCGACGGGACGACGACCTATGCGCTCGTGCGCACGGGGGAGGCTGCGGCGGTCGTTCGTTTCTCCGGCATCGGTTTCTCGACGCTGGCCGACTCGCACGCCGATTCGCGCCGCGCGTACACGACGAAGACCGTGCCCGCGCTCCTCGACCTGCTCGGCGCGAAGCTGCGAACCGGTGAGTCGACGAAGGATGCGGGTGCGTCGTCGAGCGCGACGAGTTCTGCGACGTCCCGCGGCTCGGCGAGTCCCCCGACGTCACCCGCCGGCTCTCAGAGCGCCGCGCCGTCCTCGACGTCCGCCTCGTAGCGCGGTAGCGGCAGCGCGACGACGAACGTCGCCACAGCAACGACGACGGTCGCGATGCCGAGCGCGGCGGCACCGCCGTCCATGAGGCTGAAGCCGATCGGCACGAGCATGGCGTTCCACAGCAGCGTCGGGGTCTTGACCAGTGACTTGGCACGCACCAGGCCGACGACGAGGGCCAGCACCGCTCCCCCGAGGACGACGAGCATGGCCGCCTCCGTGAGGGCGCGCGTCGTCGTGCTGGCCGATCCGGTGACGGCGCTCACGACCGACATGACGGCCATGACGAGGATGGCGGCCGCCGAGATCGCCGTGCCCGTAGCGGCGGCGAGCCAATGGGCGCGCGAGCCCTTCCAGGTGGGAGCGGGGATCGATGACGTCGAGCGGGTGGTGTCCACGCTTCCACTTTACGCCGCGACATTTACGAACATCGTGTGAGCAAAAGCTCACATAAGCACACAAAAAGTTCGGGCAAACCCCTTGTGCTCGCCCGCGCCAGGTGTGAACCTATAACGGAACACCTCCGCAGCGCGTCCCAGCGTCGCACTGTGGACACGCCGGCACCCCGGCAGCGTTCGAACCGACCCCGCCGGTTTCAGCGGAGACATCAAGGAGCAAGCCACATGGATTGGCGCAATCGCGCTGCGTGCCTGGACGAGGACCCGGAGCTTTTCTTCCCGATCGGCAACACCGGCCCTGCCCTGCAGCAGATCGAAGACGCCAAGGCTGTGTGCCGACGCTGCGAAGTGATCGACACCTGCCTGAAGTGGGCTCTCGAATCCGGTCAGGATGCAGGCGTCTGGGGCGGCCTCTCGGAAGACGAGCGTCGCGCTCTCAAGCGCCGCAACGCCCGCGCCCGCCGCGCCAGCTGACCTGAGCCCCGCGTCGACGACTGGCGGCACACCCTGGGTGTGACCGCCAGTTCTGTCATGTCCGGGCCCGGCTGCTGGTGCTGGGATCTGCGCGCCGGCGGGTGAACACGGCGATGAGCGACTGTGACCGATGATCGCACATGGGCACGAACATCGCCGATGGGGACGGGATTCGCGAAGGTAGACGAAAATCGCCGATGGGGACGGGATTCGCACACCGGGTAATGGTTGAGAATCGAGGACTTGGGGCGCGGCTGACGTAGGTCAGTTCGACGCAGGGACTGGACGCAGACGGGCGCTGAAGTGCGCGTCGGTGCCGCCGCCCTCGAGGCGATGCCAGGCGATCTCGCCGTGCAGATCCTCGACGAACGTCGTGACGATCTGCGTCCCGAGCCCGCTGCGCACGCGTGCTGACGCACCTGTCGGCGCGTCCGGGCCGGTACCGCCACGCTCGCCGCCGGGCGCACCTCCGCGCTCGTAGCCGCGGCCGTCGTCGATCACGTGGACGTCGAGCCGGTCGCCGTCGCGACGTGCCCGCACGGTGACGTTGCCGCCGGCGTCCCCGAGGCCGTGCTCGACGGCGTTCTGCACGAGCTCGCCGAGGACCATCGCGAGGGACGTCGCGTCCTCGCTCGAGAGCACACCGAAGGAGCCGTCGAGGTGGGAGGCCACCGAGGCGTCCGAGCGGCGGGCCACGTCGATGCTCGAGGCGAGGCCGCGGGCAGCGACGTCGTCGAAGTCGACCGTGCCACCGAAGCCCTCGCTGAGCGACTCGTGAACCGCGGCGATGACGCCGACACGGCGCCCCGCGTCGGCGAGGGCCTGACGGGCCTCCTCGTCGGGCAGCCGGCGCGCCTGCAGGCGCAGCACCGCGGCCACCGTCTGCAGGTTGTTCTTGACGCGGTGATGGATCTCGCGGATCGTCGCGTCCTTCGTCAGCAGTTCGCGGTCGCGACGGCGCAGCTCGGTGATGTCGCGCAGCAGCAGCGCCGCGCCGAGGCGGCGTCCGCCGGCCACGAGCGGCACGGCACGCACCATGACGGCGGCCGAGCCGCGCCGGAACTCCGCCTGCCAGGGGGCGCGGCCCGCGAGCACGACGGTGGCCTCCTCCGGCCCGTCGCTCGCCTTGACGCCGCGTTCGTCGAGCGCGGTGGCGAGAAGCAGGCCGGGGATGTTGCTCTCCACCCCGAGCCTGCGGAGCGCCGAGACCGCGTTGGGGCTCGCGTAGGTGACGCGACCGCTCGCGTCGAGCTCGACGACACCGTCGCCGACGCGCGGCGCACCTCCCCGACCGCCCATGACGCCGCCGCCGTCGGGAAAGGTGCCCTCGGCGATCATGCGGAACAGCGCCTCCGCGAGCGCCACGTAGCGCGTCTCCAGGCGGCCGCGGCGACGCACGTTGCCCAGGCGCATGTGGCACCCGAGAACCGCGATGACGCGTCCGCCGCGCCGCACGGGCACGAGGCGCCGTGAGACCGGCTCGCCTTCGACCACGATGTCCACGCGCGTCTCCGCACCCTGGAGGCGAGCGCGATCGAGGCCCACCTGCAGATCGTTCGAACGGGCGGCGTCCTCAACGCCGTCACTCACGTCGGAGGCGTCCGCGCGGGCTTCACCCTCACGCAGCCCCCGCTCGACAGAGGTGCCTGCGCGAGCAGCAACCTCAGCGACGCCACCACGATCGGCATCGTCCTGTGTCTGCGACGAGTCGAGTTCCTGCGGCCTGGCGCCGACGAGGTCGTCGGCGAACAGGCTGACGCCCGTCGTCGGGCGTACGTGCGCCGCGACCTGCCACCCGGCGTCGCCGCGCACCCACATCATGAGGTCGCCGAAGGCGAGGTCGGCGAGCAGCTGCCAGTCGCCGACGAGCAGGTGCAGCCACTCGTGGTCGGCCTCGTCGAGTGACGAGGCCGACCCGAGGACGTCCTGCATCGTCGCGTTCACCGCGCTCAGTCGCGCTCCCCTGCCGCAGCGCGCGTCAGTGAGCGCATCGTGCGCAGCGCCACCGACATCGGGGCCAGGCGGGCCGCCGAGTTCTGCACGCCCGTCACGGCGGCGCGGGCACGCTCGACGGCGAGCGAGTGGCGCTGCGCCCACTGCTGCCAGCGCTCCTGCGTCGTCTGCGATGCCTCCGACTCGGCGAGCACATCCCGTGTGAGGTCGGCGAGCACCGCGTACGCGTCGTCGCGCACGGCGCCGCGCGCCAGCGCGTCCCAGCGGTCG from Dermacoccus nishinomiyaensis carries:
- a CDS encoding type II secretion system F family protein, whose product is MTRLLSAAAVGTALLLMWRAMTSPAPPRPLHGLRRSRRYAAVRELLDQSGLVTWRVRTLVAACLGAATVAFCLGFVITGVPALAVVLACVGGWAPAAFVRGRATSLRRRRREAWPDAVDHVASAVRAGLSIPEALRQLSLHGPEVLREDFAAFARHDAAHGRFDDSLDVLKARLADPAADRLIESLRLARNVGGSDVGRLLRTLSSFLREDASTRAELAAKQSWTVSAARLALAAPWLALCVVGFRGEGLAAYRTPQGVLVLVAGALVSWIAYVAMKAIGRLPHEERVMR
- a CDS encoding TadE/TadG family type IV pilus assembly protein gives rise to the protein MRFRVAWRDERGSAVAENAMTSVVIVAVFLLVCQFAYAAHVRSSLTMAAAEAARAGARVDGGVDAAQAKARDLLAEGGGRHARVSAGSTSEAGVAVMRVDITAQVPVLGPFGVGLDLHTSGRAVIEDRGP
- a CDS encoding type II secretion system F family protein; amino-acid sequence: MTTPAALSAAAIGLGLALVGIWVARPRVSVLEQRLEAMLAVDSPAAAPRRGLDAVAAALARLLGRVLGGADHVRSRMERAGLVPDVDTFRTSQALWAMTGFAGAACIVLVTGNSTRGPLSASALVLLAAGFGVVLRDQQLTRLAERREARMIVEFPAIADMLALAVAAGQGPLGALEHVTTLCRGPLAEELRTALEQARAGTPLSDALAGVARRTSVVSVARFVEGVIVALERGTPLADVLRAQAQDARESVRTELVEKAGRKEVVMMAPVVFLVLPVTVLFAVYPGLAALDLTL
- the prfB gene encoding peptide chain release factor 2 translates to MAVDFPNEIKNLRTTMASVREVLDLEKLKKQIVDLEEQSAAPDLWDDPDAAQKITSALSRANAENDRVENMDAAIDDLEVLVEMGTEENDADTLAEAERELKKLQKAVGELEVRTLLNGEFDEREAVVTIRAGAGGVDAADFAEMLMRMYLRWAERHGYPTKVMDTSYAEEAGLKSVTFEVNVPYAFGNLSVEAGTHRLVRISPFDNQGRRQTSFAAVEVVPLIETTDTIEIPENELKIDVFRSSGPGGQSVNTTDSAVRMTHIPTGTVVSMQNEKSQIQNRAAALRVMQSRLLLLKKQEEDAQKKELAGDIKASWGDQMRSYVLHPYQMVKDLRTEYEVGNTSGVFDGDIDGFIEAGIRWKRAAARDAE
- a CDS encoding pilus assembly protein, which encodes MRARRDVAAAAQGAGRLGRSPGGPDQRGAEGGVADTRGHGLDADEGSALVEAIVVIAVLLLPLLWVATSLVRVEAASFAVRSAAREAARTYVTAPSSGAGSVRANVAARLAFEDQRSPVGTATITCTASPCLTPGAQVSATARTSVGLPFVPRWLSGPAGLEIHLSSRHVEKVEQYGGQR
- a CDS encoding CpaF family protein, whose product is MTITLIEDEVREQLRAKAIDPGADPEAVRGVIADVVAATEVARARAGLPASSRSTSEAKAVFDAVAGYGPLQEYLDDPSVEEIWLNEPARVFVARSGVSELTPTILTHDQIRVLVERMLRTSGRRLDLSSPFVDASLPDGSRLHVAIPDVTREYWAINIRKFVATSHSMDELVNRGSLSPGLAAILAACVKAGLNVLVSGQTQAGKTTMLNCLASAIPQTERVITCEEVFEVQLAARDWVALQCRQPNLEGSGEVTLRMLVKEALRMRPSRLVVGEVRQAESLDLLLALNSGLPGLATLHANSAREALTKLCTLPLLAGPNISPSFVVPTVASAIDVVVHLGLDRHGRRSVREVVRVTGRVEGDTVETIPLFTEGQVGFPRLLPALDGEVRFARAGIDVAALAAEVNAA